ATCGCCAGGGCAATCGCGATGAAAACCACTTCCACCACGATCACGGTGATTGCCAAACTCTGGCCGAGAGCGATATTGCCATTGGCGGACCCGGCTGTAACAATCGCCAACGTGACGGCCTTTCCCATTATCTCAAAACCGATCAGCATCCGGATCATGCTTTTGGCCGCGATTAATGCATAAATTCC
This is a stretch of genomic DNA from Hydrogenispora ethanolica. It encodes these proteins:
- a CDS encoding NADH-quinone oxidoreductase subunit NuoK, with the protein product MVNYFAVDWTFVVLLLVIGIYALIAAKSMIRMLIGFEIMGKAVTLAIVTAGSANGNIALGQSLAITVIVVEVVFIAIALAIVMLAYRRTKSLDIRKLTKLKG